In a single window of the Rhopalosiphum padi isolate XX-2018 chromosome 1, ASM2088224v1, whole genome shotgun sequence genome:
- the LOC132924542 gene encoding uncharacterized protein LOC132924542 yields MTPEPLELIDTEPLNPFKNPRLVHEGYLYYFHKKCNHHLRWKCSRVYSFKCPAVLKTNLDMLNLKCIAIDHEHVHGNDLIAVEELKLKLRINQISTLFKKNTCFKSQDLEKFDEEIHSPDNMLDNKLASCSSSMNQMYFIDPLDPNHENGDAKCEEIIKINNSKDTSFNFENCPYTELQQQNNQKLIIIENGITGNHTNNSSPKKCIKKRRGRPPKEKNMIVSEKKENDTQNNEFTLLTNTHKETNILTTDPHKEINNLTTNTQKVKNSLISNVHKNNNTCILTKNNSKGKKSLVSGIKNKKNMSTANSNTSKRSLTTNTHTKKNIITTHKQKNKNSLIPNVNGIKISSKVNSNTIKNAPIIISTSTITSTSTALTTTIICTPNIESTFLIECTPTIKSTPTVTSTPITESLPSIKMPHTIERCMNKSIDYEDDIIIISDNEDNDSNFNFCEVDNEEVNNEINEINKIDLKDYESMIFTDLKKNWPTILKKMSDPLTGSKVI; encoded by the exons ATGACTCCGGAACCTTTAGAACTCATCGATACCGAGCcattaaatccgtttaaaaacCCAAGACTTGTGCACGAAGGGTACCTATactattttcacaaaaaatgcAATCATCACCTCCGATGGAAATGCAGTCGTGTTTATTCGTTTAAGTGCCCGGCGGTGCTCAAGACGAACCTGGATATGCTAAATCTAAAGTGTATCGCCATCGATCACGAACACGTTCACGGAAACGACTTGATCGCAGTcgaagaattaaaattaaaattacgcaTAAACCAAATTTCGACCTTATTCAA gaaaaataCCTGTTTTAAATCACAAGATTTGGAAAAATTTGATGAAGAAATTCACTCACCTGATAATATGTTAGATAATAAGCTAGCCAGTTGTAGTTCTTCTATgaatcaaatgtattttattgatcCACTTGATCCCAATCATGAAAATGGAGATGCTAAATGTGaagaaataatcaaaattaataattcaaaagatacaagttttaattttgaaaattgtccaTACACTGAattacaacaacaaaataaccaaaaacta attataattgaaaatggcATAACGGGCAATCATACAAACAATTCTTcgccaaaaaaatgtattaaaaaacgtCGGGGAAGACcaccaaaagaaaaaaatatgattgtcaGTGAGAAGAAGGAAAATGatacacaaaataatgaatttacttTACTTACAAATACACATAaggaaacaaatattttgactacAGACCCAcacaaagaaataaataatttaactactaatactcaaaaagtcaaaaattctTTGATTAGTAATGtacacaaaaataacaatacatgtattttgactaaaaataatagcaaaGGAAAAAAATCTTTGGTTAGtggtataaaaaacaaaaaaaatatgtcaactgCTAACAGTAACACATCCAAAAGATCTTTAACTacaaatacacacacaaaaaagaatattataactactcataaacaaaaaaataaaaattcattaatcCCAAATGTTAACGGAATAAAAATTTCTTCAAAAgtaaattcaaatacaattaaaaatgcacctataattataagtacatcTACTATTACAAGTACATCTACAGCTTTAACAACAACAATTATATGTACTCCTAATATtgaaagtacatttttaattgaatgtaCTCCCACAATTAAAAGTACACCAACAGTTACAAGTACTCCTATAACTGAAAGTTTACCTTCAATAAAAATGCCACATACAATTGAAAGATGTATGAATAAGAGTATTGATTATGaggatgatataattattattagtgacAACGAAgataatgattctaattttaatttttgtgaagTTGATAATGAAGAGGTTAATAacgaaattaatgaaattaataaaattgatttaaaggaTTATGAATCAATGATATTCAcagatcttaaaaaaaattggcctacaatcttaaaaaaaatgagtGATCCTTTGACAGGAAGTAAGgtaatatag
- the LOC132924618 gene encoding uncharacterized protein LOC132924618, which yields MVHGNAKTKKKIYQSRISINHWKTKFKCLSHQIRTLVNSTKSDKNTKLLNIQDKNVKDTTLCSNIGVDKQANDIDIKKKVSTELKSDITPDNLKTYNYKPHTIERCMNKSIDYEDDIIIISDNEDNDSNFNFCEVDNEEVNNEINEINKIDLKDYESMIFTDLKKNWPTILKKMSDPLTGNKVFESILLNKLLFRMVHGNAKTKKKIYQSRISINHWKTKFKCLSHQIRTLVNSTKSDKNTKLLNIQDKNVKDTTLCSNIGVDKQANDIDIKKKVSTELKSDITPDNLKTYNYKPHTIERCMNKSIDYEDDIIIISDNEDNDSNFNFCEVDNEEVNNEINEINKIDLKDYESMIFTDLKKNWPTILKKMSDPLTGNKVFESILLNKLLFRMVHGNAKTKKKIYQSRISINHWKTKFKCLSHQIRTLVNSTKSDKNTKLLNIQDKNVKDTTLCSNIGVDKQANDIDIKKKVSTELKSDITPDNLKTYNYKPHTIERCMNKSIDYEDDIIIISDNEDNDSNFNFCEVDNEEVNNEINEINKIDLKDYESMIFTDLKKNWPTILKKMSDPLTGNKVFESILLNKLLFRMVHGNAKTKKKIYQSRISINHWKTKFKCLSHQIRTLVNSTKSDKNTKLLNIQDKNVKDTTLCSNIGVDKQANDIDIKKKVSTELKSDITPDNLKTYNYKPHTIERCMNKSIDYEDDIIIISDNEDNDSNFNFCEVDNEEVNNEINEINKIDLKDYESMIFTDLKKNWPTILKKMSDPLTGNKVFESILLNKLLFRMVHGNAKTKKKNISI from the exons aTGGTTCATGGAAatgctaaaactaaaaaaaaaatatatcaatctaGAATATCAATCAATCATTGGAAAACaaagtttaaatgtttgtcACATCAAATAAGGACATTAGTAAATAGTAcaaaaagtgataaaaatacaaaacttttaaatattcaagataaaaatgtaaag GATACAACATTATGTTCAAATATTGGAGTTGACAAGCAAGCAAATGATATTGATATAAAGAAAAAAG tTTCCACAGAATTAAAAAGTGATATTACACCAGACAATTTGAAAACTTACAATTACAAGCCACATACAATTGAAAGATGTATGAATAAGAGTATTGATTATGaggatgatataattattattagtgacAACGAAgataatgattctaattttaatttttgtgaagTTGATAATGAAGAGGTTAATAacgaaattaatgaaattaataaaattgatttaaaggaTTATGAATCAATGATATTCAcagatcttaaaaaaaattggcctacaattttaaaaaaaatgagtgaTCCTTTGACAGGAAATAAG gtatttgaaagtattttattaaacaaattattatttcggaTGGTTCATGGAAatgctaaaactaaaaaaaaaatatatcaatctaGAATATCAATCAATCATTGGAAAACaaagtttaaatgtttgtcACATCAAATAAGGACATTAGTAAATAGTAcaaaaagtgataaaaatacaaaacttttaaatattcaagataaaaatgtaaag GATACAACATTATGTTCAAATATTGGAGTTGACAAGCAAGCAAATGATATTGATATAAAGAAAAAAG tTTCCACAGAATTAAAAAGTGATATTACACCAGACAATTTGAAAACTTACAATTACAAGCCACATACAATTGAAAGATGTATGAATAAGAGTATTGATTATGaggatgatataattattattagtgacAACGAAgataatgattctaattttaatttttgtgaagTTGATAATGAAGAGGTTAATAacgaaattaatgaaattaataaaattgatttaaaggaTTATGAATCAATGATATTCAcagatcttaaaaaaaattggcctacaattttaaaaaaaatgagtgaTCCTTTGACAGGAAATAAG gtatttgaaagtattttattaaacaaattattatttcggaTGGTTCATGGAAatgctaaaactaaaaaaaaaatatatcaatctaGAATATCAATCAATCATTGGAAAACaaagtttaaatgtttgtcACATCAAATAAGGACATTAGTAAATAGTAcaaaaagtgataaaaatacaaaacttttaaatattcaagataaaaatgtaaag GATACAACATTATGTTCAAATATTGGAGTTGACAAGCAAGCAAATGATATTGATATAAAGAAAAAAG tTTCCACAGAATTAAAAAGTGATATTACACCAGACAATTTGAAAACTTACAATTACAAGCCACATACAATTGAAAGATGTATGAATAAGAGTATTGATTATGaggatgatataattattattagtgacAACGAAgataatgattctaattttaatttttgtgaagTTGATAATGAAGAGGTTAATAacgaaattaatgaaattaataaaattgatttaaaggaTTATGAATCAATGATATTCAcagatcttaaaaaaaattggcctacaattttaaaaaaaatgagtgaTCCTTTGACAGGAAATAAG gtatttgaaagtattttattaaacaaattattatttcggaTGGTTCATGGAAatgctaaaactaaaaaaaaaatatatcaatctaGAATATCTATCAATCATTGGAAAACaaagtttaaatgtttgtcACATCAAATAAGGACATTAGTAAATAGTAcaaaaagtgataaaaatacaaaacttttaaatattcaagataaaaatgtaaag GATACAACATTATGTTCAAATATTGGAGTTGACAAGCAAGCAAATGATATTGATATAAAGAAAAAAG tTTCCACAGAATTAAAAAGTGATATTACACCAGACAATTTGAAAACTTACAATTACAAGCCACATACAATTGAAAGATGTATGAATAAGAGTATTGATTATGaggatgatataattattattagtgacAACGAAgataatgattctaattttaatttttgtgaagTTGATAATGAAGAGGTTAATAacgaaattaatgaaattaataaaattgatttaaaggaTTATGAATCAATGATATTCAcagatcttaaaaaaaattggcctacaattttaaaaaaaatgagtgaTCCTTTGACAGGAAATAAG gtatttgaaagtattttattaaacaaattattatttcggaTGGTTCATGGAAatgctaaaactaaaaaaaaaaatatatcaatctaG
- the LOC132925482 gene encoding putative leucine-rich repeat-containing protein DDB_G0290503 → MVHGNAKTKKKIYQSRISINHWKTKFKCLSHQIRTLVNSTKSDKNTKLLNIQDKNVKDTTLCSNIGVDKQANDIDIKKKVSTELKSDITPDNLKTYNYKPHTIERCMNKSIDYEDDIIIISDNEDNDSNFNFCEVDNEEVNNEINEINKIDLKDYESMIFTDLKKNWPTILKKMSDPLTGNKVFESILLNKLLFRMVHGNAKTKKKIYQSRISINHWKTKFKCLSHQIRTLVNSTKSDKNTKLLNIQDKNVKDTTLCSNIGVDKQANDIDIKKKVSTELKSDITPDNLKTSKLCQQSLKSKNKYLSESDSDIMTSKSEEIKTNKSSTPVKADLIKDIPTDLTITEQNNLTQSYSDIKINQSKDNESNELFTPVSDVTTALELSPKSLKRKICYLIQNNTSIEITKPKFVNK, encoded by the exons aTGGTTCATGGAAatgctaaaactaaaaaaaaaatatatcaatctaGAATATCAATCAATCATTGGAAAACaaagtttaaatgtttgtcACATCAAATAAGGACATTAGTAAATAGTAcaaaaagtgataaaaatacaaaacttttaaatattcaagataaaaatgtaaag GATACAACATTATGTTCAAATATTGGAGTTGACAAGCAAGCAAATGATATTGATATAAAGAAAAAAG tTTCCACAGAATTAAAAAGTGATATTACACCAGACAATTTGAAAACTTACAATTACAAGCCACATACAATTGAAAGATGTATGAATAAGAGTATTGATTATGaggatgatataattattattagtgacAACGAAgataatgattctaattttaatttttgtgaagTTGATAATGAAGAGGTTAATAacgaaattaatgaaattaataaaattgatttaaaggaTTATGAATCAATGATATTCAcagatcttaaaaaaaattggcctacaattttaaaaaaaatgagtgaTCCTTTGACAGGAAATAAG gtatttgaaagtattttattaaacaaattattatttcggaTGGTTCATGGAAatgctaaaactaaaaaaaaaatatatcaatctaGAATATCTATCAATCATTGGAAAACaaagtttaaatgtttgtcACATCAAATAAGGACATTAGTAAATAGTAcaaaaagtgataaaaatacaaaacttttaaatattcaagataaaaatgtaaag GATACAACATTATGTTCAAATATTGGAGTTGACAAGCAAGCAAATGATATTGATATAAAGAAAAAAG tTTCCACAGAATTAAAAAGTGATATTACACCAGACAATttgaaaacttcaaaattatgcCAACAATCTTTAAAGAGTAAAAACAAATACCTATCTGAATCTGAttccgatattatgacaagTAAATCTGaagaaataaaaacgaataaatctTCTACACCAGTGAAGGCCGATTTGATTAAAGATATTCCAACCGATTTAACTATTactgaacaaaataatttaactcaaTCTTACTCTGATATTAAGATTAATCAATCTAAAGATAATGAATCAAATGAACTTTTTACTCCAGTGTCTGATGTTACAACAGCTTTAGAATTAAGCCCGAAAtcgttaaaaagaaaaatatgttatttgattCAAAATAACACGAGTATTGAGATAACTAAacctaaatttgtaaataaataa